The genome window GCGTGGCCGCAGCCGCATCCTGGGCGAAGGCTCCGCCCGCGTAGAACAGCGCGGCGGTCAGAAGCAGGAGGCCAAGGACCCCCGGTAGTCGATTCCAAAACTGCGACATGAATGCACCCCCTGTGTGATCTCGCAGTTGCGAACTGTTTACCGCAACGTTGACTGACGCAAGGGCTTCAGCGGTGTTCGGCGCAATTTTCGTGTGCGTGTCGTAGTTTACACACTGGCAAAAAGCAGGATCGTGCGCATAGAGTTTGCGCGATGCACCATAATTTCGCCTGACGCCGTTATCGGGATATCATTAACCCCAGTGCATCTGGACACGATGCGCCGCGGCCCAGTGGATGGCGCGGATGGCGTCGATGATGGCCTCGCCGGCAGCGCGCGTGCCCAGGGCGCCACCCAGGTCCGCCGTCGTGGCCCCGGCCGCCAGCACCGCCGCGACCGCCGCCTCGATCGACGCGGCTTCGTCCTCCAGATTGAGGCTGTGACGCAGCATCATCGCTGCCGACAGGATGGTGCCGACCGGATTGGCCAGATCCTGGCCCGCGATGTCGGGGGCGGAACCATGGATTGGCTCGAACAGGCCCGGGCCTGATTCGCCGAGCGATGCCGAGGGCAACAGGCCGATCGATCCCCCCAGGACGCTGATCTCGTCCGACAGGATGTCTCCGAACATGTTCTCCGTCAGGATGACGTCATAGTCGCGCGGCTTTCGGATCAGATGCATCGCCATGGAGTCGACCAGGGCGTGCTCCAACTGGACCTGGGGAAACTCTTCGGCGTGGATGCGGGTGACGACCTCGCGCCAGAGCTTGGACGTCGCCATGACATTGGCCTTGTCGACCGAGGTCACCTTGCCACGCCGTTGCAGGGCGGTCTTGAAGGCCGCGCGGGTGATCCGCTCGATCTCCGGCACGGTATAGATGCACAGGTCAGAGGCCATGGTGTCGGTGCGGGTCTTCTCGCCGAAATAGACCCCGCCGGTCAGTTCGCGGAAGACGATCAGGTCGACGCCCTCGACGATCTCCTTTTTCAGGGGCGAGCGGTGGGCCAGGACAGGCGAGACCTGCAGCGGGCGCAGATTGGCGAACAGGCCCATGGCCTTGCGGATGCCCAGCAGGCCTTCTTCCGGACGGCGCGTACCGCCGTCCCATCTGGGCCCGCCGACCGCTCCCAGCAGTACGCCGTCGGCCGCGAGGCAGGCAGAGGTGGTCTCCGGCGGCAGGGGATCGCCGGTCGCGTCGATGCCGGCGCCACCGATCAGGTGCTCGGAGAATTCGAACCGGTGGCCATAGAAGTCGGCGATGACCCGCAGCACATCCCGCGCCGCCGCGATGACTTCCGGCCCCACGCCGTCGCCGGGCAGCAGGACGATGGTATAGGTCTGGGGGCTGGACATCACGCGGGCTCCGGCAAGTGGGCTTGTTCGTAGTGTTCGATGGCGGGCAGGGCCTTCTGCAGCCAGCCGAGCGTGTCGACGCCGTCCAGCAGGCACTGGCGCGCGAAGGGCTCGACCGCGAAGGCGACCGGCGCATGGTTGCCGCGACGGACCTCTCCGGCCTCCAGGTCGATGGTCACCACCTGTTCGGGATTGGCGACCAGGTCTTCCCACGTCGCCTGATCGACGACGACGGGCAGAAAGCCGTTCTTCAGCGCGTTGGAGGTGAAAATGTCGGCGATCGAGGTCGAGATCACCGCCCGGAACCCGTAGTCGTAGAGCGCCCAGGGTGCGTGCTCGCGCGACGAGCCGCAGCCGAAATTGTCGCCCGCCACCAGGATGCGATGCTCGGCCGGATCGATCCGATTCAGCACCGCTTCCGGCCGGGCCGAGCCGTCGGCCTCATAGCGCCAGTCGTAGAAGGCCTTCTGGCCCAGACCCGTTGTTTCGGTCGTGGTCAGGAACCGCGCCGGGATGATCTGGTCAGTATCGATGTTGGCCTGGGTCAGGACCAGGGTCCGCGAGGTCAGGACCTTGAGGGGTTCAGGCATCGACCGGCTCCCCCAGATACACGCGCGGATCGGTCAGCACCCCGGCGATGGCCGAGGCCGCTGCCGTCGCCGGACTGGCCAGGATGGTGCGGGCCCCCTTGCCCTGACGGCCTTCGAAGTTGCGATTGGAGGTCGAGACGGCCAGTTGGCCCGGCGCGACGAAATCTCCGTTCATGGCGATGCACATCGAACACCCCGGGATGCGCCACTCGGCACCCGCCTCGGTGAAAACGGTATGCAGCCCTTCTGCCTCGGCATCGCGACGCACGGCCTCCGAGCCCGGCACGACCAGCATGCGCACGCCGGACTTCACCTTGCGCCCGCGCAACACTTCCGCCGCCGCTCTCAGATCGGGCAACCGCCCGTTGGTGCACGAACCGATGAAGACGACGTCCACGGCCTGGGTCGTCGTCGTCTGGCCGGCCTCGAAGCCCATATAGGCCAGGGCCTTGCGGTCGCTGTCGGACCTCGGCTCCGGCACCGGGGACCCGACAGGAGACCCCGCGTCCGGCGTCGTCCCCCAGGTCGCCATGGGGCGGATCGCAGCGCCGTCGATGACGACCTCGGCATCGAACACGGCATCCGGATCGGATTCCAGGGTCAACCATTCGGCCGCCCTGGCGCCATAGGCATGGCCCTGCGGCACGTGCTTGCGCCCGCGCAGCCAGTCGATGGTCTTGGCATCCGGGGCGATCATCCCCGCCCGCGCACCGGCCTCGATCGACATATTGCACAGGGTCATCCGCCCTTCCATGTCCAGCGACCGCACGGCGTCGCCCGCATATTCGATGACGAAACCGGTGCCGCCGCCGAAGCCCAGTTCAGCGATCACGGCCAGCGCCACGTCCTTGCCCGACACGCCCGGCACCAGATGACCGGTGACGGTCACGCGCATCGCCTTCGACTTCCTTTGCAACAGGCACTGGGTCGCCAGCACATGGCCGACCTCCGAGGTGCCGATACCGAAGGCCAGGGCTCCGAAGGCCCCGTGGGTGGCCGTATGGCTGTCGCCGCAGACGACGGTCATGCCCGGCTGGGTCAGACCCAGTTCGGGACCCATCACATGCACCACGCCTCGATCCGGCGACGCCCAGCCGGCCAGGTCGATGCCATGTCGGGCACAGTTCTCTTCCAGCCGATGCACCTGTGCCTCGGCCTCGGCCGTGACATAGGGCTTGAGGCCGTTCAGCCCCGCCGGCAGGGTCGGGGTCGAATGGTCGAGCGTCGCAAAGGTCTTGTCCGGACGACGAACCTTCAGGCCCCGCGCCTGGATCTCGGTAAAGGCCTGGGGGCTGGTGACCTCGTGGACCAGATGCAGGTCGATGTAGAGGACGCCCGGCGTCTCCGCCGTTTCCGGGACGACGACGTGGCGGTCCCAGACCTTGTCGAACAAGGTCCTAGGCGGCGACATGGGCCGCATCTCTCTGCGTCGCCACGCAGATGGCGATCAACTCCTTGTCGTCGATCTCTCCGATCTCGTCCGCACGGGTCTTGAAGGCGGCGAAAGCGTCGGTCAGGTGATCGCCGACCAGTGGATAGCCCAGAACCTCGGCCCGCTTCTGAACCGCCGTTCGGCCCGAGTGTTTGCCCAGCACGAAGAAACTGCCGGAAAAGCCCACGTCCTCGGGCCGCATGATCTCGTAGGTGCGGGCGTCGGCATACATGCCATGCTGGTGGATGCCCGCCTCGTGGGCGAAGGCGTTGATGCCGACGATGGCCTTGTTGCGCACGATCGGGGATTCGGTGATTTCGCTCAGCAGGCGGCTGGTCTCCAGCAGCCGGGTCGCGTCCACGCCGGTCGTGACGCCATAGCGTTCGGCGCGGGTCCGCAGGGCCATGACGACCTCTTCCAGCGCCGCGTTTCCGGCCCGTTCGCCGATTCCGTTGATGGTCGATTCGACCTGGCGTACCCCGCCCTCGATCGCCGCCAGACTGTTGGCGACGGCCAGACCCAGGTCGTTGTGGCAGTGGGTCGAGAACACGACGTGCGGGAAGCGCGGCCTGATCCGCGCGATCAGGAACCGGAACAGCGAACCGATCTCGTCCGGTGTCGCATAGCCGACCGTATCGGGCACGTTCAGGGTCGAGGCCCCCGCCGCCGAGACCGCCTCCAGCACCTCGGCCAGGAACTCGGGCTCGGTACGGATCGCGTCCTCGGCACTGAACTCGACATCGTGAAAATGCGTGCGGGCGTATTCGACCGAACGCACCGCCTGGGCCAGGACCTGATCCGGCGTCATCCGCAGCTTGGCCGCGCGATGGATCGGGCTGGTGCCGATGAAGACATGGCAACGTCGACGCCGGGTCCCCCGCAGGGCGCGATATGAGGCGTCGATGTCCGCCTCGTTGGAGCGGGACAGGGAGCAGAAGACCGGGCCTGAATCGTCCTCGGCCATCTCGCCGACGACGGCGCGAATGCAGTCCTCGTCACCCGGAGAGGCGGCGGCGAAACCGGCCTCCATGATGTCGACGCCCAGCGCCTTCAGCTGGCGGCCCATCCTGACCTTGTCGGCGGGCGACATGGAAAAGCCGGGGGCCTGTTCGCCGTCGCGCATGGTGGTGTCGAAGACGACCACGCGGTCGGGATCGTTCGGTACTCGAGGTTCGGAGGTCATGCGGCCACACTGTCCCGATAGGCGAAAGGCGCGGGGGCACAACCGACCCGGGTCGCCCCGATCAGCTTGTCGATCTGGCGGCCCAGGTTTTCGGTGCAGCGCCCTGCGTCGCGCCCGCGGACCTGCAGCTGGACGCGGCGCATCGCGCCCTCGTCCGACAGGGACATGGCGTCGATGTGGAAGCCGCGACGCTCCACGAGACCGATGAGGCGCTGGAGAGAGCCGTCGGCCCGATCGATATGGATCTGGAGGGTGTCGGTCATCACATGTCTCCTTCAAAGCGCGTGTCGTGCATCATCTCGGCGTTGGACTTGCCCGGGGGCACCAGCGGCCAGACGTTTTCCCTGGGGTCGATCAGGACGTGCATCAGGCACGGTCCGGGCGCGGCCAGCAGACGGGCGATGCCGTCGGTGACCTGATCGCGGCGGTCGATCATGAAGGCCTCGATGCCGAAGGCCTGGGCCACGGCGACGAAGTCCGGATTGTCCGACAGATCGACCTCTGAATAGTTCTCGGCGAAGAACAGCTCCTGCCACTGGCGCACCAGCCCCAGGCTGGAGTTGTCCAGCAGGACGATCTTCAGCGCGACGCCATAGCGGCGCAGGGTCGCCAGCTCCTGGATGTTCATCATGAAGCTGCCATCGCCGGAGACGGTAACGACGTGGGCCTCGGGGTCGGCCATCTTGGCCCCCAGACCGGCGGGCAGGCCGTAGCCCATCGCCCCCAGACCGCCGGACGTCAGATGAGCCTCGGGCCGCGAGAACTCGCAGTGCTGGGCGACCCACATCTGGTGCTGGCCGACGTCGCAGGCGGCGACGAAGCTGTCTCCGGCCGTCCTCGACAGTTCGTTCAGCAGGGCCGGCGCATAGACCCCCTCGCCCGGCGCGTCATAGCGGAAGGCGTTGCGACGGGCGTTCGAGGTCGAGCGGACGATCCAGGGCTCGATCGACAGTGGTGCCCCGGCGACACGCGCGTTCAGGGCCTCGATACCGGCCGTCAGGTCGCCGATGACCGGGACGTGGACGGCGCGCAGCTTGCCGATCTCGGCCGGGTCGATGTCGAAATGGACGACCTTCGCATGGGGGGCGAATTCGTTCAGCTTGCCGGTCGCGCGGTCGTCGAACCGGGCCCCGAAGACGATCAGCAGATCGCTTTCCTGTACCGCCTCATTGGCGGCCTTGGTCCCGTGCATTCCCAGCATGCCCAGGAAGCCGGGGGCATCCGTACGAACCGACCCCAGGGCGTTCAGGGTCGAGACCGAGGGGATGCCGGTCTGCCCTGCGAAGTCGCGCAACGCCTGGACGGCCCCGGCGATCTTGACCCCGCCGCCGATGTAGATCAGCGGGCGCTCTGCGGCGCGGATCAGCTGCTCGGCCTCGGCGATGGCCGCGTGATCCACAGGGGTCGTCTCGTTCGGATAGTGGAAACCGAAATCCTCGGAGGTCAGGCCGACCTGCACGTCCTTCGGGAGGTCGACCAGGACCGGACCGGGGCGGCCTGAGCGCGCGACGTGGAAGGCTTCCTCGATCACGGCGGGAACGTCGGCCGGGTCGCGGACGACCCAGCTGTGCTTCACGATCGGCAGGGTGACGCCCAGGATGTCGATTTCCTGAAAGGCGTCGGTCCCCATCAGATGGGTGGCGACATTGCCGGTGATGCAGACCATCGGCACCGAATCCATCATCGCATTGGCGATCCCGGTGATCAGGTTGGTGGCGCCCGGACCCGAGGTCGCCATGCAGACCCCGACCTTGCCGGTCGCCCGGGCCCAGGCGTCGGCCGCGAAGGCCGCGCCCTGCTCGTGACGGACCAGGATGTGCTTCAGGCCCGACCCGGTCAGGGCATCATAGACCGGCATGATGGCGCCGCCGGGATAGCCGAACACGACATCCACGCCCAACCGCTCCAGGGTCGAGACGAGCAGCCGCGCACCGCTCCGGGGAGCGGCGGCAGGCGCGGGTTTCAGGGCGGTGGCGGCGGTCATCTGTATGTACTCAGGCTCTCGCGCGTTCAGGCCGCTTCAGCGGTCTTGGGGGCGTGCAACCAGGCCATGCGCTCGCGCAGACCCGCCCCGACCGATTCGATCAGGTGGTCGCCGTCGGCCTTGACCAGAGCATCGTAGGCCCCCTTGCCGGCCTCGTTCTCGGCGATCCATTCGCGAGCGAAGGTGCCGTCCTGGATCTCGGTCAGGATCTCCTTCATCCGCGCGCGGGTCTCGGCGTTGATGACGCGCGGGCCGCTGACGACCGAGCCCCATTTGGCGGTCTCGGAGATGAATTCGTTCATCTTGGTGATGCCGCCCTCGTAGAACAGGTCCACGATCAGCTTCAGCTCGTGCATACATTCGAAATAGGCGATCTCGGGCTGGTAGCCGGCCTCGACCAGGGTGGTGAACCCTCCCATGACCAGTTCCTTGGCCCCGCCGCACAGGACGGCCTGTTCGCCGAACAGATCGGTCTCGGTCTCTTCCTTGAACGAGGTTTCCAGCAGGCCGCCGGTCGCGCCGCCGATGCCCCGGGCATAGCCCATGGCCCGGTCGCGGGCCTTGCCGGTGGCGTCCTGCTCGACCGCGAACAGGGCGGGCACGCCGCGTCCGCGCGCATATTCGCGACGGACCAGGTCACCCGGCCCCTTGGGCGCGACCAGGATGACGTCCATGTCGGCACGCGGGGTGACGCGTCCATACAGGATCGAAAAGCCGTGGGCGAACAGGATGGCCGCGCCCTTCCTGGCGTTGGGCTCGATGATGTCCCTGTAGATCTGCGCCTGGGCCATGTCGGGCGTCAGGATGGCGATGATGTCCGCGCCCTTGACCGCTTCGGCGGGCTCCGCCGTCGGGACCCCATCGGCCTGGGCATTCTTCCAGCCCTTGCCGCCATGACGGACCCCGGCGACCACGTCGTGGCCCGAGTCCTTCAGGTTCTGCGCATGGGCGCGCCCTTGCGACCCGTAGCCGATGATGGCGATGCGGTGACCTGCGATGACGCCGGGACGGATGTCGTCGTTGGTATAGATTTGCATGGCTCAGGCTTCCTGACGGGCTTTGGTGATCGCCGGCACCTGGGCCGGCGGCGGGTTGGGTATGGTGACAGCGCCCTGGCTGGCCGAGGCGACCTGGGCGCGATATTTGGCGAAGACCCCGGTGGCGGGGTTCAGCGGGGGGATCGTGTGGTCGCGACCGCGTGCGACCAGATCGGCCGCGACATCGATGCGTCGGTTCGTGACATCGATCGTGATCCGGTCGCCGTCGCGGACCAGGGCGATCGGACCGCCCACGGCTGCCTCCGGCGAGATGTGGCCGGCGACGAAGCCGTAGCTGGCGCCCGAGAACCGGCCGTCGGTCAGCAGGGCGACATTCTGGACGCCGCGGCCCTTCAGGGCGGCGGTCACCTGCAGCATCTCGCGCATGCCCGGTCCGCCGCGCGGGCCTTCGTAGCGAATGATGATGACGTCGCCCTCGCCGACCGAGCCGTCCTGAACGGCATGGAAGGCGTCTTCCTCCGAGTCGAACACGCAGGCCGGGCCCTCGAACACGTCGATGGCATGGCCTGCCAGTTTGATGATCGCCCCCTCCGGGGCCAGGTCGCCGTGGATGACGGCATAGGAGCCGCGCGCCATGACCGGCGCATCGATCGTGGTCACGACCTGCTGGCCCGGCGCTTCCTCGGCCTCGGCGGCCTCGGCGAACAGGCTGCGGCCCGAGACGGTCGGGGCGTTCACGATCTTGCCCGCCGCCGCCAGCCGCTGGGCGACCAGCCGCGTGCCGCCCGCCGCATACAGGTGCGAGGCCAGAAACCGGCCGCCCGGTTTCAGATCGCAGATGACCGGGGCCTCGACACAGGCCTGATGGCAGTCCTCGATGCCGAAATCGACGCCCGCCTCGGTCGCGATGGCCGTCAGGTGCATGACCGCATTGGTGGATCCTC of Brevundimonas subvibrioides contains these proteins:
- the leuB gene encoding 3-isopropylmalate dehydrogenase, giving the protein MSSPQTYTIVLLPGDGVGPEVIAAARDVLRVIADFYGHRFEFSEHLIGGAGIDATGDPLPPETTSACLAADGVLLGAVGGPRWDGGTRRPEEGLLGIRKAMGLFANLRPLQVSPVLAHRSPLKKEIVEGVDLIVFRELTGGVYFGEKTRTDTMASDLCIYTVPEIERITRAAFKTALQRRGKVTSVDKANVMATSKLWREVVTRIHAEEFPQVQLEHALVDSMAMHLIRKPRDYDVILTENMFGDILSDEISVLGGSIGLLPSASLGESGPGLFEPIHGSAPDIAGQDLANPVGTILSAAMMLRHSLNLEDEAASIEAAVAAVLAAGATTADLGGALGTRAAGEAIIDAIRAIHWAAAHRVQMHWG
- the leuD gene encoding 3-isopropylmalate dehydratase small subunit, producing the protein MPEPLKVLTSRTLVLTQANIDTDQIIPARFLTTTETTGLGQKAFYDWRYEADGSARPEAVLNRIDPAEHRILVAGDNFGCGSSREHAPWALYDYGFRAVISTSIADIFTSNALKNGFLPVVVDQATWEDLVANPEQVVTIDLEAGEVRRGNHAPVAFAVEPFARQCLLDGVDTLGWLQKALPAIEHYEQAHLPEPA
- the leuC gene encoding 3-isopropylmalate dehydratase large subunit is translated as MSPPRTLFDKVWDRHVVVPETAETPGVLYIDLHLVHEVTSPQAFTEIQARGLKVRRPDKTFATLDHSTPTLPAGLNGLKPYVTAEAEAQVHRLEENCARHGIDLAGWASPDRGVVHVMGPELGLTQPGMTVVCGDSHTATHGAFGALAFGIGTSEVGHVLATQCLLQRKSKAMRVTVTGHLVPGVSGKDVALAVIAELGFGGGTGFVIEYAGDAVRSLDMEGRMTLCNMSIEAGARAGMIAPDAKTIDWLRGRKHVPQGHAYGARAAEWLTLESDPDAVFDAEVVIDGAAIRPMATWGTTPDAGSPVGSPVPEPRSDSDRKALAYMGFEAGQTTTTQAVDVVFIGSCTNGRLPDLRAAAEVLRGRKVKSGVRMLVVPGSEAVRRDAEAEGLHTVFTEAGAEWRIPGCSMCIAMNGDFVAPGQLAVSTSNRNFEGRQGKGARTILASPATAAASAIAGVLTDPRVYLGEPVDA
- a CDS encoding 2-isopropylmalate synthase, translated to MTSEPRVPNDPDRVVVFDTTMRDGEQAPGFSMSPADKVRMGRQLKALGVDIMEAGFAAASPGDEDCIRAVVGEMAEDDSGPVFCSLSRSNEADIDASYRALRGTRRRRCHVFIGTSPIHRAAKLRMTPDQVLAQAVRSVEYARTHFHDVEFSAEDAIRTEPEFLAEVLEAVSAAGASTLNVPDTVGYATPDEIGSLFRFLIARIRPRFPHVVFSTHCHNDLGLAVANSLAAIEGGVRQVESTINGIGERAGNAALEEVVMALRTRAERYGVTTGVDATRLLETSRLLSEITESPIVRNKAIVGINAFAHEAGIHQHGMYADARTYEIMRPEDVGFSGSFFVLGKHSGRTAVQKRAEVLGYPLVGDHLTDAFAAFKTRADEIGEIDDKELIAICVATQRDAAHVAA
- a CDS encoding ACT domain-containing protein — its product is MTDTLQIHIDRADGSLQRLIGLVERRGFHIDAMSLSDEGAMRRVQLQVRGRDAGRCTENLGRQIDKLIGATRVGCAPAPFAYRDSVAA
- the ilvG gene encoding acetolactate synthase 2 catalytic subunit encodes the protein MTAATALKPAPAAAPRSGARLLVSTLERLGVDVVFGYPGGAIMPVYDALTGSGLKHILVRHEQGAAFAADAWARATGKVGVCMATSGPGATNLITGIANAMMDSVPMVCITGNVATHLMGTDAFQEIDILGVTLPIVKHSWVVRDPADVPAVIEEAFHVARSGRPGPVLVDLPKDVQVGLTSEDFGFHYPNETTPVDHAAIAEAEQLIRAAERPLIYIGGGVKIAGAVQALRDFAGQTGIPSVSTLNALGSVRTDAPGFLGMLGMHGTKAANEAVQESDLLIVFGARFDDRATGKLNEFAPHAKVVHFDIDPAEIGKLRAVHVPVIGDLTAGIEALNARVAGAPLSIEPWIVRSTSNARRNAFRYDAPGEGVYAPALLNELSRTAGDSFVAACDVGQHQMWVAQHCEFSRPEAHLTSGGLGAMGYGLPAGLGAKMADPEAHVVTVSGDGSFMMNIQELATLRRYGVALKIVLLDNSSLGLVRQWQELFFAENYSEVDLSDNPDFVAVAQAFGIEAFMIDRRDQVTDGIARLLAAPGPCLMHVLIDPRENVWPLVPPGKSNAEMMHDTRFEGDM
- the ilvC gene encoding ketol-acid reductoisomerase, whose protein sequence is MQIYTNDDIRPGVIAGHRIAIIGYGSQGRAHAQNLKDSGHDVVAGVRHGGKGWKNAQADGVPTAEPAEAVKGADIIAILTPDMAQAQIYRDIIEPNARKGAAILFAHGFSILYGRVTPRADMDVILVAPKGPGDLVRREYARGRGVPALFAVEQDATGKARDRAMGYARGIGGATGGLLETSFKEETETDLFGEQAVLCGGAKELVMGGFTTLVEAGYQPEIAYFECMHELKLIVDLFYEGGITKMNEFISETAKWGSVVSGPRVINAETRARMKEILTEIQDGTFAREWIAENEAGKGAYDALVKADGDHLIESVGAGLRERMAWLHAPKTAEAA
- a CDS encoding dihydroxy-acid dehydratase; translated protein: MTPDDTAPSPRRRSAVVTAGANRAAARSYLRAAGMDDADFEKPMIAVVNTWSSVTPCNMHLDRLARDVRAGIIAAGGFPIDFNTIVVTDGISMGTPGMKASLISREVVADSIELAVQGHQLDGVVCIVGCDKTIPAAAMALARMDIPGLVYYGGTIMPGRIGSAEISIQEVFEAIGAHGAGTIDDDQLKIVESAACPGAGACGGQFTANTMAMALSMMGLSPMGANDVPAVDPAKAAEGERCGRLIVERVFAGDTARKYITRASLKNAAVAVSASGGSTNAVMHLTAIATEAGVDFGIEDCHQACVEAPVICDLKPGGRFLASHLYAAGGTRLVAQRLAAAGKIVNAPTVSGRSLFAEAAEAEEAPGQQVVTTIDAPVMARGSYAVIHGDLAPEGAIIKLAGHAIDVFEGPACVFDSEEDAFHAVQDGSVGEGDVIIIRYEGPRGGPGMREMLQVTAALKGRGVQNVALLTDGRFSGASYGFVAGHISPEAAVGGPIALVRDGDRITIDVTNRRIDVAADLVARGRDHTIPPLNPATGVFAKYRAQVASASQGAVTIPNPPPAQVPAITKARQEA